The following are from one region of the Borreliella spielmanii genome:
- a CDS encoding acylphosphatase, which translates to MYKQQYFISGKVQGVGFRFFTEQIANNMKLKGFVKNLNDGRVEIVAFFNTKEQIKKFENLLKNGNKYSSIENIEKKTLDENYPFQFNKFKIYY; encoded by the coding sequence ATGTATAAACAACAATATTTTATTTCTGGCAAAGTACAAGGCGTTGGGTTTAGATTTTTTACAGAGCAAATAGCAAATAATATGAAATTAAAAGGATTTGTAAAAAATCTAAACGATGGAAGGGTAGAAATTGTAGCTTTCTTTAACACTAAAGAACAAATAAAAAAATTTGAAAATTTATTAAAAAATGGGAACAAGTATTCAAGCATTGAAAACATTGAAAAAAAAACTTTAGATGAAAACTATCCCTTTCAATTTAACAAATTTAAAATTTATTATTAG